The genomic stretch CTCCATCGCGAAGGCGACTCCGGCGTACGATTGATCGTAGTCGTGCCAACCGGAACCGTTGTCGAGATTCGTGCGAAAGCCGGCACGAGCACGCGTCTTCCACCCGGAGTCTCCGCCGCCGACGAGTTCGTGGTAGATCTCCACTCCCGGACGCACCGTGCGAAGACGCGTGAACGGAAGCGGACGACCTCCGATCGCGGACTGTTCGCGGGTCTCGTAGAGCCGCCACGCGGCGGACGCCTCGAGACCGACGCGACTGGCACGACCGGTCGCTCGCGAGCAGTCGATCTCGCCCGTGACCGTCCACAAATCGTCGAGAGGCGAACGGAAGTCGGAGTAGTCGACCCCGACTCCGCCTTCGAGTGTCCACGGACCGAAGCCGGATTCGACACCGACGGAAACGCCCGGGCTCGAGAGCCGAGCGCGCACCGAGGGCGCACCCTCCGCCGTGGGCGGATTGTCGAGCGAAGTCGCATCGACGATCTCGTCGTGGTGTATCCAACGAACGGCTACGGACGCCTCGGAGGCTCGGCCGAGAGGCGATCGCAGTTCGCTGCGCACGATGGCGAGCGAAGAGTCGTCCACCTGCTCCGCGTGGTGGTGCGTCCACGTCCCGTCGAACAGGGTGAGCCACTCGCGGGCACCCTCCAAGGGCATACGCCACGCGAACGCGGACAAGTTGGCCCGAGTCGCCACGCTGGAGACGCGCCCGAAGGCGGCGAGCGTGGGATTGTGCCGGTATCCGGACGCGACATCGACGTCGACACCCCACTGCCAAGGAGACTCCTCGAGGAGCGCGGAGAGTTCGCCGTCCAGATCCGCGAGTTCGGCCTCCGAGTCGTCCGGCTCGGTGCCGAAGGCGCTCCAGTGAGCGAGCACACAGGCACTTGCGGTCAGCGTTCGGAGACCGCGTATCCACCCATGGGATACGCGGTTCGGGTCGAACGAGAATGCGAAGAAGATCGCCATCGGATCGGGGGAGGATCGGCCGTCGGAGACTCAACCGCCTTCTCCCTGGCGTTGCCGGCGCTCGCGGCGGATCTCCATCTGGCGGCGTTTCAGATCTCGGCGCAGTTCCGCCTGCTCGCGGAGGCGCTCGCGATTGAGCTCCGCATACTCGCGGAGCACGGCGCGGCGTTCCTCCTCGGTGGTCGCGGCGATCAGTTGCTGGCGCAGACGTTCACGCGCGAGGATGAACTCGGCGCGTTGGAGCCGGAAGTCGCGCAAGAGGAGCTGCAGGTCGGTCGGTTCGTCCACGGCGTTGATTTCGACCGCGGTCGGTGTCGTCGTCTTCTCGACCGAGGATGCCTCGGCCGGTGGGGTGGCCTCCTCTCCGCAAGCAGTCCAGGTGACGGCAAGTCCGAGTACGCCGACGAAGGAGAAGAGTTTCAACGGGTGCTTCATGGAGCGGATGGTGTTGAACGGGGACGGTGGTGGGAGAAGCGAGGATCGAGGACGAGTGGCGAAGATCGTCATCGGGATTTTCATTGTCCTCTTTCGCTCGATCCGAAGCGAGTCCCGGTGAGCGAGCGCCCCGACGCGCCCGCCCACCGGGTGTTTGTCTCGAACCCGACCGTAGGTCGGGGATTGTCGAGACACCGAAGTCGCCGGCGCAGGTCCGGCGATTCGGCGTCAGCCTCCCGGAGCGAGGTTGCGACGCTCCTTGCGGATCTCGCGGATCTCGGTGCGAAGCTCGCGCCGCAGCTCGCGCTCGGCTTCGATGCGTTCCCTGTAGAGAGCGCGGAATTCTCCGACCATGGCCTTGCGCTCTTCTTCGGTGGCGTTGGCGAGACGCTGCCGCAGTTCGCGGCGGGCTTGAATGAACTCCTCCATCGTGGCGGCGCGCTCTTGGCGAAACTGGAGACGCAGTTCGCGGATGGCACCCGCCCCTGGTCCCGAGGGCGGAGTGATGGCGTCCTGCGCATAACCTCCCGAGACTGCGAAAGCGGCGGAGGCGATGACGATGGCGGTGACGAGTTTGGTCTTCATGACGGTGACGTGTCTTGCTGGCTGTTGTTGTTGGTGGAAATTCGGATTCGAGAACACGGGAGCTTTTGCAGCAGTCGTGCCAACATCGCCGGCGCACACGCAAGATACTGACAGCAGGCAAGTTAACTAAACTCGGGCACTCTTTCGCCATCCACCCACGATTCGGGAATCGGGTGCCTACACCCAATCTCGCGGAGAGGGACGGGTGTCAGCGCCCGGAGCTTCGATCCCTGAGGCGATAGCGGACGAAGTCGCGGGTGGTGCCGAGCAGGCGTGCGGCCGCGGATGCGTTTCCACCCGTCTGCTCGAGCGCACGTCGCACGAGCTCGTCGACCGCGCCTTCGATCGAGAACCCTTCTTCGGGAAACGTGTATCCATCGCGCAACCACGGCGGGGTCCGCGACGAGTCGGCATCGCCGACGGGCGTGCCGTAGAGCCGGCGCGCGAGCGCGTCGAAGCGCAGATCGCCGCCGTCGAAGACCACGGCGCGCTCCAGCTCGTGCGCGAGTTCACGGACGTTGCCCGGCCACTGATGGGCGAGCAGGCGTTTGCGTCCCGTCTCGGGAATCTCGCCGACGGACAACGCGTAGCGTTTGCCGATTCGAGCGAGCAAGAGGCGCGCGAGTGCGACGATGTCCTCGCCGCGCTCGCGCAACGGCGGGATCCGCACCCGGAAGAGATCGAGCCGGTGAAAGAGATCCTCGCGAAAACGACCTTCGGTCACGAGGCGACGCAGGTCGGCGTTGGTGGCGGCGACGATGCGTGTATCGATTTCCTGCATACGACTGCCTCCGACGCGACGGATCGCATGGTCCTCGAGCGCGGTGAGCAGTTTGGCTTGGAGAGGAAGCGGCAGACTCGGAAGTTCGTCGAGGAAGAGGGTGCCGCCGTCGGCCGCTTCGAGTAGACCGATGCGGGCGGACTTGGCGTCGGTGAACGCTCCCTTCTCGTGCCCGAAGAGTTCGGACTCGGCCAGCGTCTCCGGCAACGCCGAGCAGTTGACCTCGACGAGGGGGCCGTCCGCACGAGGCCCACGACGATGGATCCAACGCGCGATGGTGGTCTTTCCCGTGCCCGTCTCGCCTTCGATCAACACCGGGGGCGGGTGCTTCACGATGCGCCGATCGGCAGCGAGGATGAGCTCGAGCTGCTGTTCCATTGCGGCCAGGCTGCGGCCGAAGAAGAACTGGTCGCCACCACCCGAATCGTGAGTGCGTCGGTGCTCTTCGACGCGCGTCTGCTGCTTGGAACGGCGCGCACGCTCGAAGCGGAACGGGAGCTCTTCGATGTCGAAGGGTTTCGTGAGGTAATCGACCGCGCCGAGACGCATAGCCTCCACGGCACCCGCCACGCCGCCTTCGGCGGTCATGACGATCACGCTGGTACCGGCGCCGAGAAGCTTGCCGCCGAGCAGTTCGGTGCCGCGCCCATCGGGCAGGTTCACGTCGACGAGCGCGAAGTCGAAAGGCATCGCGGCGGCGGCCTTGCGAGCCTCGGCGAGGTTGCCGGCTTGCACGACCTCCGCTCCGGCGCGCTCGAGCCAAGCGGCGATCCGGCGCCGCAGCAGCACCTCGTCGTCGAGCACGAGGATCGCGGCGTTTTTCAAGCGGACTCGTTCCTGACTCATCGTTCGGCGGATCGCTCAATCGCGACCATGAAACCAGTGCATCAACACGGCGGCCGCGGCGGAAACGTTGAGCGACTCGATCGCGCCGGTCCCGGGGATGAGCGCACGGTGTTCACAGGCGGCGAGCACCGGTGGGGCGAGTCCGTGTTCCTCGTTGCCGAGCACGAGAGCGACGGGTCGCGTCGCGCTGCGAGAGACGATCTGTAGTTGATCCAAGGGACGCCCTTGGAGCGCCGCACCCACCGTCTGATACTGCGGCCGGATCGCGCGCAAGAATCCAGGGAGACCACGCACCGGGCGCACCTCGACGAACTCCATCCCGCCTTCCGCGATTCGGTAGGTCGATTCGCCGGGAAGCGCCTGCTCCCGCGAAACCCCGTAGACGATCGCCGGCACGCCGAAGAACGCCGCCGTGCGGACGATCGCACCGAGATTGTGAGGATTGCCCACGCGATCGAGCACGACCAAGCCGCGTCGCGCTCGCGACCAAGCCGCGATCTCGTCCGGTGTCACCTCGGTCGCGACGGGGCGGTCGGTGATCGCGACGATACCGCCGTGGTGGACGGTACCGGCGATCCGCTCGAGTTCCTCGGGCGGCACCTGCCGATAGACGCGTTTCTCGCGCGCGAGCAGCCGACAAAAGTCACCAGCCGCCCGCCCCGTTTCGGGATCGAAGAAAAGCCGTTTCACGCACTCGGGCCGCCGGGCGAACACCGCCGCCACGGCCTTCATGCCGCACACTGGGATCTCTCGATGCGTCTTCACTCGCTGTTCTTGTCCTTCGTTTTCGGCGCGATGGCGAACGGCAATCGCATCCGCACGCGAACGGCCTCCCCGTCTCGAAAGCCCGGGTGAAACAACCACGCGCGCATGCTCTCCGCAGCGATCGCGCCGAGCTGATCGCGTCCGCTCTCGACCACGCGCGCAGGTTCCGGTGTCCCCACGTGGTCGACGACGAACTCGAGCACGACGCGCTCCTCCTTCTTCACCGGCAGCACGAACTCGTCCAATCGCAACCGCCGCACCGGCACGGGCAACTGCTGCACCTCCGCCTCGGCCCGCGGTTGCACGGCGGGCAAGAGTGTGACGGCGATCACCAAACGTTTGTCGGCTGGTCGGCCGTCCTCGATCCACCGCGGCACGCGAATCCCGTCCACCAACCGCTCCACGTAGTCCGCCAGCGCACGCTCCACGATGTTGACCGTACGCGGCATGCGAGTGCGCCCGCGCTTGTCGACGACGACCTCGACCGCGACCTCCCGACCGGCCCAGTCGGGACGATACGGCGGAGCGAGAAACTCGTAACCAGGAAGGACGACGACCGGCACCTCCTGCTCCATCTCGCGAGCGAGGCGCTCCGCGATCTTCGCCTCGTCTTCGCGCACGAGCGATTCCACGCGCAATCCGTGTCGCCGCACCGCGGCCGAGAGAGTGGTTTCCGGCACGACTTCGTGCCAATGCTTCCAGCCGCTCGTGAGCGCTGCCTCCACCTCTTCCGCCCATCCCCACCGGACGGCGCGCTCGAGCCCGCGACTGTATCCGGTTTTCAACCACACCCCCTTCACGCCGTGCGCGCGCAACAGGTCGGCTATCTCCAACCGACCACGGCTCATCGCCGTTTCCAAGAGCTTCGGATCAACCGCAGCGTCGATCTCCAACAGCGCGCGTGCCGCGTCCGCATCGGCGGCGAGGATCGTGTTTTCCCACGCCGCCGCCACCACGACCCTTCGCTCCTCCAAGGAGACAGAAGCCAGGATCTCCCGAAGCGTTCCGTAGTCCGCCCGCGCCGATGCCGACAGCACCCGCGCGCGAACGCCGTCGTCGCCGGCGGCGCCGTCGTGTGTCGTCGCGAGCAGCGCCGCGATGGCCAACACCGTCGGCACCAACCTCACGCGCCGCCCCCTTCTCGAGAGTCCGCGATCTCGCCGACGACGGTGAATTCCTCACGGTCGTGAAACAGATGCCTCGCTCGCAGCTCCCGGCACAGCGGCGCGAGACGACGCCGCGTTTCCTCCAACAACCCCACGGCGTCGGCGCGCCCGAACTTCAAGTTCACCACGAACCGTCGGCACCACCCGCCGCGCAGCCACGGTTCCACGATCGATCGCAACACGTGGTGCGGATCCTCGACGAGATCACAGAACAACCAGTCGTACCACACATCCGCGTCCGGCCGAAAACGAAACGCATCCTCGCGCCGGTGCTCGATCGAGGCGTGCCCGAGCGCACCGCCCTTCAACGGTCCGTTGTCGATCGCCAGCACCGTCGCCCCGAGCCGGGCGGCGCTGTAGCTCCATCCCCCGGGAGCGGCACCCAAATCAACCACCGTCTCCCCGGCGGCCGGAGCACGACCGAGCACGCCGTAGGCCTCCTCGACCTTCAGAAAACTCCGCGAGGGCGCGAGCGGATCGTCCGCCATCCGACGTTGCCCTCCGAGCCACGCCTGACGCGCCACGCTCACGCGCCCGAAATCCGTGAAGTAGAGAAACAATCCGCGCACGGTCCCGCAGCGTGGCAAATCGCCCGTCGCCAACCGCGCCACGCGCGCCATCCGTTTGCGCAGCAACTCCCGCAAGGCACTCTCCACCGCAGACGCCCGCCGCCCCAACCCGTCGAGCCCGACGGCCGTGTCGACGACCAGTGGCCATGCCGATTCGAAACGTTCCCCTCGAGCCGACTCCAGGAAACCCTCCGCCACACCTGCCGCGAGAGCGTTGACCGACCCGCCTTCGACCTCGATCGGCTGCTGCAACACCGCGTGCGCAAAACACCAGTCGGGGGTCCCTCGCTCCGACGAACTCGCCACGCCGACGGCTCGGGCCAACGACATCCAGCCGCGTCCCCCAGCCGCGCGCGCCCAACCTGCCGCAGCCAGTTCGCGGGCCGCCGCCTCCTCGTATCCGTCCTGACAGGTCGCCAACATGGTCGCCACGCTTCGCGCCACGCACCGCTACGGCGAGGAAAATGGAGCCGCGTCCGCTCGGACATCACCTCGGCGCACCTGCGCGGGAGTCGACCCGTAGGCGCGCCGAAATGCCCGACAAAACACCGTGCTGCTCGTGAACCCGCTCGCCCGCGCCACCGCACCGACCGCCATCCCCGTCGCGGTCAGCAGCGTACGCGCGTGTTCCAGTCGCAACCTCCGCAACAGTTCTCCGGGCGGTTCGCCGAAGCGCTCACGAAACGCACGCATGAAATGCTCACGCGAGATACCGCACCGACGAGCCACGGTCTTCAGGTTCAGCGGCGATCGGAACCCGTGCACCAACAGGTGTCGCCC from Opitutales bacterium ASA1 encodes the following:
- a CDS encoding RNA methyltransferase, translated to MKAVAAVFARRPECVKRLFFDPETGRAAGDFCRLLAREKRVYRQVPPEELERIAGTVHHGGIVAITDRPVATEVTPDEIAAWSRARRGLVVLDRVGNPHNLGAIVRTAAFFGVPAIVYGVSREQALPGESTYRIAEGGMEFVEVRPVRGLPGFLRAIRPQYQTVGAALQGRPLDQLQIVSRSATRPVALVLGNEEHGLAPPVLAACEHRALIPGTGAIESLNVSAAAAVLMHWFHGRD
- a CDS encoding sigma-54 dependent transcriptional regulator, whose translation is MSQERVRLKNAAILVLDDEVLLRRRIAAWLERAGAEVVQAGNLAEARKAAAAMPFDFALVDVNLPDGRGTELLGGKLLGAGTSVIVMTAEGGVAGAVEAMRLGAVDYLTKPFDIEELPFRFERARRSKQQTRVEEHRRTHDSGGGDQFFFGRSLAAMEQQLELILAADRRIVKHPPPVLIEGETGTGKTTIARWIHRRGPRADGPLVEVNCSALPETLAESELFGHEKGAFTDAKSARIGLLEAADGGTLFLDELPSLPLPLQAKLLTALEDHAIRRVGGSRMQEIDTRIVAATNADLRRLVTEGRFREDLFHRLDLFRVRIPPLRERGEDIVALARLLLARIGKRYALSVGEIPETGRKRLLAHQWPGNVRELAHELERAVVFDGGDLRFDALARRLYGTPVGDADSSRTPPWLRDGYTFPEEGFSIEGAVDELVRRALEQTGGNASAAARLLGTTRDFVRYRLRDRSSGR